The Bryobacteraceae bacterium genomic sequence TCGCGTCCGCACTGCCGCCCGCGCGGGAATGCAATCCCTCCAGTTCGTCCGTGAAGCCGCCGGTTGGGACGAAGGCGAGGAGAAGCGGAACGTGGCGATGATCCGTTCCTACCGGTTGGAGATCGACTTGATCTCGGCCGTGCCGGAGTGGAGGACGCAGCCGGTTTCCATGGTGAATCCGGCTCACCGCGAGGGCCTGCTCGTCGAAGTGGAGCGCCGGCTTGCCCGCGCCCGCCGCATGGAGATTCCGCGCGCGCTGCTGATGTCGGGCAATACCATCGCGGGGCTCGACCGTTCGGTGCAGTGGTCCACGCTGGTTGAGAACTGCAAGCGCTGCGGCGCACTCGGGGAGAAGTATGGGATCACCCTGGTCGTGGAGCCGCTGAACACGCGGATCGATCACAAGGGCTACTTCCTCGATAACTGCGTCGAAGGGCTACGGCTGATCAGGGAAGCCGGTCACCCGCGTGTGCGGTTGCTCTTCGATCTTTACCATGAGCAGGTGCAATCCGGAAACGTCACCGCGAGCGTGGAGGCCGCGGCGCCATGGGTGGACATCTTTCACGTTGCCGACAATCCCGGCCGCGGCGAACCCGGCACGGGCGAGATGAACTACGCGCACCTGTATCGCGCCATCGCGAAGACGGGTTTCGCCGGCCATATCGCCATGGAGTATCGTCCGCCGGCGGACGCCGCCGGAAGCCTGATCCGCTCCGTGGACTCGATGCGCCGCGCGATCGGATAGTCGCCGGGCGAGAATTCCAGGCCCGTGCGGCCACATTCTTTCTGTGGCCCCTCGTTTCGATTTCGACGGAGCGCTGAAGGAACTCTTCGAGCGCGATTCAGGCGCTGCCCGGCATCCTCTCCGGCGGCGCGCAGATTGAAGCTTTCCTCAACGTGGAACTGCCGGCCGTGTAGTCTCACCGCGCAGACATCGTCGCGCGGCTGGCCGGCGGCGGCATTCTGCACGTCGAGCCGCAGAGCACCAACGACCGCAATATCTGCCACCGCCAAGGCATTTACTTCCACTTGCTCGCTATGCGTTGTCCCCGCACCCGGATTCGACACGTGGTGCTCTACGTCGGCCGGGCGCGGATGTGCATGCCGGCTGCGGTGACGATCGGCGAGACCGAGGTTCCCTTCCGCACCGTCGACATCCGCTCGATCGACGCGGAAGAGTTGATGGCCACCGGGCATCCGGCCGACGCGGTCCTGGCGATCCTTGCCGGAGGCGGCAACCGGATGCTGCCGCGAATTCTCGGCCGCCTTGCAAGGCTGAAAGGATCGCCGCGATCGCGCCATGGCTCAGCTGCTCAGCGCCAAGACGCTCGAAGGCGCGATCGGCGCCCACCGTGGCTGAATGCAACGGCGCAACCCGCTCGACCCTGCCCGCAATCCGCTCGTCCGAGTCATCGTTCGCGGCGCGGCCGAAACGGCCCGCGAACGGAGCCTCCAAGCTGGGTTCGACGAAGGCATTCGGCTCGGCCGCGTCAACGGGAAGATTCCAATAATCCGCCGGTTGATTGCCGACCGTTTCAGCTCGGTCCCACCTTGGGCGGCGCTTCGCCTCCGCCGCGCCAACGGTGCGCAACTCGACCGCTGGGGCAAGGCCATCCTCGAAGCGGAAACGCTGGAAGCCGCCCTGGAAGTACCGGCTCGAACGACCTAGAAATCCGCGCCCAGGTCCTTCCACGAAAGCATCGTCTTCCGGTAGATCGCCTCGCGGCCCATGATCGCCGTCATCGCGCCCACCGCACCCACTTCGATATCGGCCGCCACAGGCGTGCCCTTGCGGATGGCATCGTAGAAGGCCGCCACGTGCTGGAGGTCCAGCTTCTCTTCGGTGGGCGGCGCCAGTTGCGACGGTTGCGACCCGCGCGCCAGCGGATACAGCATCGCCTCCTGCAGGTCCACCGAGCCCTTCGTCCCGTACACGTACCAATACTGCCCGCTCCCTGGCATCCCGCGCGCATGGAAGAAGACCTGGGAGTAGCTCATCTTCACGCCGTTGTCGTACTCGTAGCTCAGCGTGTAGCCATCCATGTTCGTACGGCCGGGAGGGTCGTTAGGCCACACGAGCGCGCCGCCGAACCCCGCCGCGCGAGCCGGGCGCGACCGCGCGATCCAGTTGCACACATCCAGGTTGTGCACCGACATTTCGACGATCACGTCGCCCGAACGCTTGGCGTCGAAGAACCAATCCGCCGACGGCCCGTTGTGATCGAGATCGTCGCCCGAGTGCCGCTGCGCCTTGATCATCACCACATCGCCGATAACGCCGGCATGAATCTGTTCGATGGTGCGCCGCAGGCGCGTGTTGGACCGCAGTTGCTGGCCTACCTGAAATACGAGTTTCGACGCGCGGGCCGCCTTCACCAGACGGGAGACCGATTCCGGCGTGATGCCCACCGGCTTCTCGCAGTAGACATGCTTGCCGGCCGCGAGCGCCGCCATCGCCATCTCCACGTGAAGGTCGCACGGCGTGGAAACGTGCACCGCATTCACCGAAGGATCTGCGAGCAGCTTCTTCCAGTCCGTATAGGTTTTCGGATTGTCGCGCGCCGCCGCTGACGCGGCTTTATCGAGCCGGTCCGGTTTGAGATCGCACAACGCCGCCACACGCACGCCCGGCTGTTCGAGCACGCTCTTCATCACATATGCGCCCCGGTTGCCGACTCCGATCATGCCCACTCCCGTGGGTGCGGATTGGAACGCAAAAGCCGGCGCTGCGGCGAGAAAACTACGGCGGTTCATTTTGATGTCTCCTTGGCGTGCTTCTGCCACCACACCTCCGGCCGGCGGTCCGGCCCGAGATGCGGATTCGGTTCTACCATGCTGCCATACAATTCCGGCCGGCGAGCCCGGAGGTAGCTCTCGCCGGACGCCATGCGCCGGTTCTCCGGAACCAGCGTCGCTACGACAACCTCATCCTCGAGCGACCGGCACTCGGCCACCACTTCCCCAAACGGGTCGATCACCATGGACCCGCCCGGCTTGATCGTACCGCCGTCCACTCCCAACACGTTCGCGTAAACCACGTAGACGCCGTTCTCCCACGCGCGCGCCGGCAGCCACTTCATGATCCAGCCGCGGCCCTTCGGACCGTCGAACTCCATACGGCAGCGGACCGGGTCCCGATGCCGGTTGCGCCAAACCCCGGGGTCCACGATGCCTCGTCCCGGCGCCGGCGATGGCAGGCACCCGGTGACATGCGGCGCCAGGATCACATCCGCGCCGGCCATCGCCGTCATTCGGCCGTTCTCGGGGAGGTTGTTGTCGTAGCAGATCAGGATGCCCCACTTCCATCCAAGGGCATTGAAGACGGTGTAGGAACCGCCGCACGTCAGGTGCGGGCTCACAAACGCGTGCAGCTTGCGATGCCGCGCCAGCATCCTCTCGCCATCCACCACGACGAACGTGTTGAAAAGAGACTCGCCGTCGCGTTCCACCAGCCCCGCGCCGATCAGGACGCCGCGATCCCGCGCGAAGCCCATCAGGGCGCTTACAGAGGGCCCGTCCGGCACGGGCTCGGCGACGGCTTCCACTTCGGCGCGAGTCAACCCGCCGAGGTAGCTGTAGCCGGAGATGCAGCATTCATGAAAGCAAACGAGGCGGGCGCCGCTGCCGGCCGCTTCCGCCGCGAGTCGGTCAATCGCCGCGAGGTTGTAAGGCTTGTCTCCGTCGCGCGCCTCGAACTGCGCCGTCGCGATCCGGAGGTCTTCCATCGCCGGCCGTCAGCTCTTCTTCTTGCCCTGCGCCGCCACGGCCGCCATCGCGGCTTTCACCTTCTCGGGATCGCCGAGATAGTAACTTTTCAGCGGCTTCAGGTCGTCGTCGAGTTCGTAGACCAGCGGCATGCCGGTGGGGATATTCAACTCAACGATGTCGGCGTCGGAGATGCCATCGAAGTACTTCACCAGCGCACGCAGACTATTGCCGTGCGCGGCCACGATCACGTTTCGTCCGGCGCGGATCTCCGGCGCGATGTGCTGTTCCCAGTAGGGAACCGCGCGCGCCACGGTGTCCTTCAGGCACTCCGTAAGCGGAAGTTCCGTTGCCGAAAGCCCCGCGTAGCGCGGATCCTTGGCCGGATTCCGCGGGTCGTCGGCTTCGAGCACCGGCGGCGGCGTATCGTAGCTGCGCCGCCAGATCTTCACCTGCGCTTCACCGAACTTGACGGCCGTCTCGCCCTTGTCGAGCCCTTGCAGAGCCCCGTAATGGCGCTCGTTCAACTGCCACGCCTTGATCACCGGGATCCACATCAGGTCCATTTCGTCGATGATCGTGTTCAGCGTGCGGATGGCGCGCTTCAACACCGATGTGAACGCCAGGTCGAAGGCGAACCCCGCGTCCTTCAACGCCGCAGCGGCCTCGCGGGCTTCCTGGCGGCCTTTGTCAGAGAGGTCGACGTCGGTCCACCCGGTAAACCGGTTCTCGCGGTTCCAATCGCTTTCGCCGTGCCGGATCAGTACGACTTTCTTCATTGCCGGAACGCGCTCCGGCCCGCGTAGTTAGCGGCCGCGCCGAGTTCTTCCTCGATCCGCAGCAACTGGTTGTACTTCGCCATGCGATCGGTGCGTGAAGCCGATCCGGTCTTGATCTGTCCGGCGCCGGTGGCCACGGCGAGGTCGGCGATGAAGGCGTCCTCGGTTTCGCCCGAGCGGTGCGAGGCGATGTTGGTGTAGCCGGCCCGGTCCGCCATCTCCATCGCCTCGAGCGTCTCGGTCAGCGTGCCGATCTGGTTCACTTTGATCAAAATCGAGTTGGCGATGCCCTCGGCGATTCCCTTGGAGAGGCGTGCGGTGTTAGTCACGAACAGATCGTCACCCACCAGTTGGATTTTGGAACCCAGCTTCTCGGTGAGTAGCTTCCAGCCGGCCCAGTCATCTTCCGACATCCCGTCTTCGATCGACAGGATCGGATACTTCGCCACCCACCCGGCCCAGTAATCGGCCAGTTCCGCCGCCGTCCGCTTGCTGCCGTCGGATTTCTTAAAGACGTACTTCTTCGAGGATTTTTCGTAGAACTCGCTCGAGGCGCAGTCCAGCGCCAGGCTCACCTGCTTGCCCGGCTTGTAGCCCGCCTTGGTGATCGCCTCCATGATGACGTCGAGCGCCTCTTCGTTCGACTTGAGGTTCGGCGCGAAACCGCCTTCGTCGCCCACCGCCGTCGAATAGCCCTTGCCCTTGAGCACGGATTTCAGGTTGTGAAAAATCTCCGCGCCCATGCGGATTGCGTCCCGGAACGCCGCCGCGCCATGCGGCACGATCATGAACTCCTGCACGTCCACGGAATTGTCGGCGTGGGCGCCGCCGTTGATGATGTTCATCAGCGGCACCGGAAGCAGCCGCGCGTTCACGCCGCCGAGGTACCGGTAAAGAGGAGTCCCCTGCGAGGACGCCGCC encodes the following:
- a CDS encoding TIM barrel protein → MQTPPKAKITSSVMVWTLTGSFEDRVRTAARAGMQSLQFVREAAGWDEGEEKRNVAMIRSYRLEIDLISAVPEWRTQPVSMVNPAHREGLLVEVERRLARARRMEIPRALLMSGNTIAGLDRSVQWSTLVENCKRCGALGEKYGITLVVEPLNTRIDHKGYFLDNCVEGLRLIREAGHPRVRLLFDLYHEQVQSGNVTASVEAAAPWVDIFHVADNPGRGEPGTGEMNYAHLYRAIAKTGFAGHIAMEYRPPADAAGSLIRSVDSMRRAIG
- a CDS encoding Gfo/Idh/MocA family oxidoreductase; the encoded protein is MNRRSFLAAAPAFAFQSAPTGVGMIGVGNRGAYVMKSVLEQPGVRVAALCDLKPDRLDKAASAAARDNPKTYTDWKKLLADPSVNAVHVSTPCDLHVEMAMAALAAGKHVYCEKPVGITPESVSRLVKAARASKLVFQVGQQLRSNTRLRRTIEQIHAGVIGDVVMIKAQRHSGDDLDHNGPSADWFFDAKRSGDVIVEMSVHNLDVCNWIARSRPARAAGFGGALVWPNDPPGRTNMDGYTLSYEYDNGVKMSYSQVFFHARGMPGSGQYWYVYGTKGSVDLQEAMLYPLARGSQPSQLAPPTEEKLDLQHVAAFYDAIRKGTPVAADIEVGAVGAMTAIMGREAIYRKTMLSWKDLGADF
- a CDS encoding nitrilase-related carbon-nitrogen hydrolase, yielding MEDLRIATAQFEARDGDKPYNLAAIDRLAAEAAGSGARLVCFHECCISGYSYLGGLTRAEVEAVAEPVPDGPSVSALMGFARDRGVLIGAGLVERDGESLFNTFVVVDGERMLARHRKLHAFVSPHLTCGGSYTVFNALGWKWGILICYDNNLPENGRMTAMAGADVILAPHVTGCLPSPAPGRGIVDPGVWRNRHRDPVRCRMEFDGPKGRGWIMKWLPARAWENGVYVVYANVLGVDGGTIKPGGSMVIDPFGEVVAECRSLEDEVVVATLVPENRRMASGESYLRARRPELYGSMVEPNPHLGPDRRPEVWWQKHAKETSK
- the gpmA gene encoding 2,3-diphosphoglycerate-dependent phosphoglycerate mutase encodes the protein MKKVVLIRHGESDWNRENRFTGWTDVDLSDKGRQEAREAAAALKDAGFAFDLAFTSVLKRAIRTLNTIIDEMDLMWIPVIKAWQLNERHYGALQGLDKGETAVKFGEAQVKIWRRSYDTPPPVLEADDPRNPAKDPRYAGLSATELPLTECLKDTVARAVPYWEQHIAPEIRAGRNVIVAAHGNSLRALVKYFDGISDADIVELNIPTGMPLVYELDDDLKPLKSYYLGDPEKVKAAMAAVAAQGKKKS
- the eno gene encoding phosphopyruvate hydratase, producing the protein MEILKIIGREILDSRGNPTVEADVVLADGSVGRAAVPSGASTGEHEAIELRDGDKSRYLGKGVQKAVANVNKAIAKALTGMDAADQPALDKKMLALDGSANKGKLGANAILAVSMAAARAAASSQGTPLYRYLGGVNARLLPVPLMNIINGGAHADNSVDVQEFMIVPHGAAAFRDAIRMGAEIFHNLKSVLKGKGYSTAVGDEGGFAPNLKSNEEALDVIMEAITKAGYKPGKQVSLALDCASSEFYEKSSKKYVFKKSDGSKRTAAELADYWAGWVAKYPILSIEDGMSEDDWAGWKLLTEKLGSKIQLVGDDLFVTNTARLSKGIAEGIANSILIKVNQIGTLTETLEAMEMADRAGYTNIASHRSGETEDAFIADLAVATGAGQIKTGSASRTDRMAKYNQLLRIEEELGAAANYAGRSAFRQ